One window of Nonomuraea muscovyensis genomic DNA carries:
- a CDS encoding MBL fold metallo-hydrolase has translation MARLRTARRILVGGAALAAAGWALRDVPAELGVRPLRSGPDREARIRRSPQFRDGAFFNPMPEPTLVSTPPPGLLRELAKDRDRRRPAGPVPLRTPPAGDPSPTGVRAVWLGHATTLVEIEGRRVLFDPVWSARPSPAQFAGPKRHHPLPVSLDELPQVDAIAISHDHYDHLDMATVRSLTATQRAPFLVPLGIGAHLERWGVPAYRIIELDWEEEAEVAGLRFVATAARHFSGRTLTRNDTLWGSWVVAGPARRVFYAGDSGYFEGYRGIGSAHGPFDLTLMPIGAYSPAWPDIHMNPEEAVNAHLDLGGRVLLPVHWATFTLALHPWAEPVERLWREAKARDVSIMVPRPGEAVDTDAAPAVDGWWETLT, from the coding sequence ATGGCACGACTGCGGACGGCACGACGGATCCTCGTGGGCGGGGCGGCCCTGGCGGCGGCGGGCTGGGCGCTGCGCGACGTGCCCGCCGAGCTGGGCGTGCGCCCCCTGAGGTCGGGACCGGACCGCGAGGCCCGGATCCGGCGCTCGCCGCAGTTCAGGGACGGCGCCTTCTTCAACCCGATGCCCGAGCCCACCCTCGTGTCCACGCCGCCACCCGGGTTGCTGCGCGAGCTGGCCAAGGACCGCGACCGGCGCCGCCCGGCCGGGCCGGTGCCGCTACGGACGCCGCCCGCCGGCGACCCCTCGCCGACCGGTGTGCGGGCCGTCTGGCTCGGCCACGCGACCACGCTGGTGGAGATCGAGGGACGGCGGGTGCTGTTCGACCCGGTGTGGAGCGCGCGTCCCTCCCCCGCGCAGTTCGCCGGGCCGAAGCGGCACCACCCGCTGCCGGTGTCGCTGGACGAGCTGCCGCAGGTCGACGCGATCGCCATCTCGCACGACCACTACGACCACCTCGACATGGCCACCGTCCGGTCGCTGACGGCCACGCAGCGCGCGCCGTTCCTGGTGCCGCTGGGCATCGGCGCACACCTGGAACGCTGGGGCGTGCCCGCGTACCGGATCATCGAGCTGGACTGGGAGGAGGAGGCCGAGGTCGCGGGGCTGCGCTTCGTCGCGACCGCCGCGCGGCACTTCTCCGGCCGCACGCTCACCCGTAACGACACCCTGTGGGGGTCGTGGGTGGTGGCCGGGCCGGCCAGGCGCGTGTTCTACGCGGGCGACTCCGGCTACTTCGAGGGGTACCGGGGCATCGGCTCGGCGCACGGCCCGTTCGACCTGACGCTGATGCCGATCGGCGCCTACAGCCCCGCCTGGCCCGACATCCACATGAACCCCGAGGAGGCGGTCAACGCCCACCTCGACCTGGGCGGCCGGGTGTTGCTGCCGGTGCACTGGGCGACGTTCACGCTGGCGCTGCACCCGTGGGCGGAGCCGGTGGAACGCCTGTGGCGCGAGGCCAAGGCCCGCGACGTCTCGATCATGGTGCCCCGGCCGGGCGAGGCCGTGGACACCGACGCCGCCCCGGCCGTGGACGGGTGGTGGGAGACGCTGACCTGA
- a CDS encoding DUF3152 domain-containing protein, which yields MRPSVLSVLHASVVRSSMVPVALLPAVALLTAGCDVLPLLERHTGRAQAAQGRPAAAGGARVAVRPRPARVPRSASGRYAVVPGAAPARPGRGTVVRYLVEVERGLPFDRRTFAAQVHRTLNDPRGWARFQRVDHGPVRLRVALSSPALTDLQCLPLDTAGRLSCWNGLRSVINALRWARGVPQYEGDLAAYRSYLVNHEVGHGLGHGHSTCPAPGRLAPVMVQQSMSLGRCRPNPWPYPSKRG from the coding sequence GTGCGCCCGTCAGTGTTGTCCGTGTTGCACGCCTCGGTGGTGCGGTCCTCGATGGTGCCCGTCGCGCTGCTGCCCGCCGTGGCGCTCCTGACCGCCGGCTGCGACGTGTTGCCCCTGCTGGAGCGGCACACGGGCCGTGCCCAGGCCGCGCAGGGCCGGCCCGCCGCCGCAGGCGGCGCGAGGGTAGCCGTGCGGCCGCGCCCGGCGCGGGTGCCGCGCTCCGCCTCGGGCCGGTACGCGGTCGTCCCCGGAGCCGCGCCCGCGCGGCCGGGACGGGGCACGGTGGTGCGCTACCTGGTGGAGGTCGAACGCGGCCTGCCGTTCGACCGGAGGACGTTCGCCGCACAGGTGCACCGCACGCTCAACGACCCGCGCGGGTGGGCGCGCTTCCAGCGCGTCGACCACGGCCCGGTTCGGCTGCGCGTCGCCCTGTCGAGTCCGGCGCTGACGGACCTGCAGTGCCTGCCGCTGGACACCGCGGGCCGCCTGTCCTGCTGGAACGGCCTGCGTTCGGTGATCAACGCGCTGCGGTGGGCGCGCGGCGTCCCGCAGTACGAGGGCGACCTGGCCGCCTACCGCAGCTACCTGGTCAACCACGAGGTGGGCCACGGCCTCGGCCACGGTCACAGCACGTGTCCGGCGCCCGGGCGGCTCGCCCCGGTCATGGTGCAGCAGTCGATGTCCCTGGGCCGGTGCCGCCCCAACCCCTGGCCGTACCCATCGAAGCGCGGCTGA
- a CDS encoding pirin family protein: protein MSNLERDPREIRCGAETSASHGGHAATTAPPGADAGTELLAGRDVPLGGPRAMRVSRTLPHVHRRMIGAWCFVDAYGPEVAAMRVPPHPHTGLQTVSWLLAGEVLHRDSLGSLQRIRPGQLNLMTAGRGISHSEESGEQTLHGVQLWVALPAGRRNVEPAFEHHPALPECSGPGFTAVVAMGEFGGVRSPATAHTPLVGAEVTVDGAAELPLDPAFEHGALLLDGAVEPLEAGPLRYLPPGRTRLTVRGHGRLLLIGGEPFAEEIVMWWNFVGRDHDEIVAFRKEWMEGERFGSVEGFDGAPLPAPVLPGTRLRPRGRVR from the coding sequence GTGAGCAACCTGGAGCGGGACCCCCGCGAGATTCGGTGCGGAGCCGAGACCTCGGCATCGCACGGTGGTCACGCCGCGACCACGGCGCCGCCCGGTGCCGACGCCGGGACCGAGCTGCTGGCCGGGCGCGACGTGCCGCTGGGCGGTCCCCGCGCGATGCGGGTGAGCAGGACCCTGCCCCACGTGCACCGGCGCATGATCGGCGCCTGGTGCTTCGTCGACGCCTACGGGCCGGAGGTGGCGGCCATGCGGGTGCCGCCGCACCCGCACACCGGCCTGCAGACGGTGTCCTGGCTGCTGGCGGGCGAGGTGCTGCACCGCGACAGCCTCGGCAGCCTGCAGCGGATCCGCCCCGGGCAGCTCAACCTGATGACCGCGGGCCGGGGCATCTCCCACTCGGAGGAGTCCGGCGAGCAGACGCTGCACGGGGTGCAGCTGTGGGTGGCGCTGCCCGCCGGCCGCCGGAACGTCGAGCCGGCCTTCGAGCACCACCCCGCGCTGCCGGAGTGCTCGGGGCCGGGGTTCACGGCGGTCGTGGCGATGGGCGAGTTCGGCGGGGTGCGCTCGCCGGCGACCGCCCACACGCCGCTGGTGGGGGCTGAGGTGACCGTCGACGGGGCCGCCGAGCTGCCGCTCGACCCGGCGTTCGAGCACGGGGCGCTGTTGCTCGACGGCGCGGTCGAGCCGCTGGAGGCGGGGCCGCTACGCTACCTGCCGCCCGGCCGGACCCGCCTGACCGTGCGCGGGCACGGCCGGCTGCTGCTCATCGGCGGCGAGCCGTTCGCCGAGGAGATCGTGATGTGGTGGAACTTCGTCGGCCGCGACCACGACGAGATCGTCGCGTTCCGCAAGGAGTGGATGGAGGGCGAGAGGTTCGGCTCCGTCGAGGGGTTCGACGGAGCGCCGCTCCCCGCCCCCGTCCTGCCCGGCACCCGCCTGCGCCCTCGCGGCCGCGTGCGCTGA